In a genomic window of Demequina muriae:
- a CDS encoding winged helix family transcriptional regulator yields MADLLVLTPSEDGSAGVLPALGLLSHRIRVLPPEPSAMLDAMDADVIVVDGRHDLAEARNNCRLVQVTGISVPLLLVLREGGMSIVNADWGADDVVLTDASPPEVEARIRLLVSRASREDPLDKAAEFTSGDLNVDVGGYTARLKGVPLDLTYKEFELLKYLMQHPGRVYTRDQLLQEVWGFDYYGGTRTVDVHVRRLRAKLGPEHEHLIGTVRNVGYRFDPPQPKPPAPDVESKETAR; encoded by the coding sequence ATGGCAGACCTGCTCGTGCTCACCCCGTCTGAGGACGGGTCTGCTGGCGTCCTGCCCGCCCTCGGCCTGCTGTCGCACCGCATCCGTGTTCTCCCCCCGGAGCCGTCCGCCATGCTCGACGCGATGGATGCCGACGTCATCGTGGTCGACGGGCGTCACGATCTCGCTGAGGCCCGCAACAACTGCAGGCTGGTCCAGGTGACCGGCATCTCCGTCCCGCTCCTGCTGGTGCTGCGCGAGGGCGGCATGTCCATCGTGAATGCCGACTGGGGCGCCGACGACGTGGTGCTCACCGACGCATCGCCGCCCGAGGTCGAGGCGCGGATCCGGCTGCTCGTCAGCCGTGCGAGCCGTGAGGATCCCCTCGACAAGGCCGCCGAGTTCACCTCTGGCGACCTGAACGTGGACGTGGGCGGATACACCGCCAGGCTCAAGGGCGTTCCCCTCGACCTCACGTACAAGGAGTTCGAGCTCCTGAAGTACCTGATGCAGCACCCCGGCCGGGTGTACACGCGGGACCAGCTGCTGCAGGAGGTCTGGGGCTTCGACTACTACGGCGGCACGCGCACGGTCGACGTCCACGTGCGTCGCCTGCGGGCCAAGCTCGGCCCCGAGCACGAGCACCTCATCGGCACCGTCCGCAACGTGGGCTACCGCTTCGACCCGCCTCAGCCCAAGCCGCCCGCGCCCGACGTGGAGAGCAAGGAGACCGCCCGCTAG
- a CDS encoding Crp/Fnr family transcriptional regulator, protein MGESPREEQLLRSSPLFGGMDGASARSLITMMKRLELAKGDVIFNEGDDGHALYVIVKGKVKMARTARDGRENLLGLLGVGDMLGELSVFDPGPRLSRAHAVEESVVYELPKDVLDVWLDDHLEMSRHLMRALAQRIRRISNTMADLVFSDVPGRVAKAILDLGHRFGRMERGHVTVRHGLTQEELAQLVGASRETVNKALADFASRGWIDVHIGSVEVFEPERLRARSR, encoded by the coding sequence ATGGGTGAGTCCCCGCGCGAAGAGCAGCTGCTGCGCAGCTCGCCGCTGTTCGGCGGCATGGATGGAGCGTCCGCTCGCTCGCTCATCACGATGATGAAGCGGCTCGAGCTCGCCAAGGGCGACGTGATCTTCAACGAGGGCGACGACGGCCATGCGCTCTACGTGATCGTCAAGGGCAAGGTCAAGATGGCGCGCACCGCGCGTGACGGTCGCGAGAACCTGCTGGGGCTCCTCGGCGTGGGCGACATGCTCGGCGAGCTGTCCGTGTTCGATCCGGGCCCGCGACTGTCCCGTGCGCACGCCGTCGAGGAGTCCGTGGTCTATGAGCTGCCCAAGGATGTCCTCGACGTGTGGCTCGACGATCACCTCGAGATGTCCCGCCACCTGATGCGCGCCCTGGCGCAGCGCATCCGCCGCATCTCCAACACGATGGCGGACCTGGTGTTCTCCGACGTGCCCGGCCGTGTCGCCAAGGCGATCCTCGACCTGGGCCACCGGTTCGGTCGCATGGAGCGCGGCCACGTCACCGTCCGCCACGGGCTCACGCAGGAGGAGCTCGCGCAGCTGGTGGGGGCGTCGCGGGAGACCGTCAACAAGGCGCTGGCCGACTTCGCGTCGCGCGGATGGATCGACGTGCACATCGGCTCTGTTGAGGTGTTTGAGCCCGAGCGTCTCCGGGCCCGCTCCCGCTGA
- the nth gene encoding endonuclease III: MASRTPVTVASAGMAAPPVALTRRARAINRALAEVYPDAHCELDYRSPFELLVATVLSAQCTDVRVNQVTPALFARYGDPAALASADRTELEALIRPTGFYRAKAESLLGLSRDIVERYDGEVPGRLKDLTTLRGVGRKTANVVLGNAFGVPGITVDTHMGRLARRLGLTVNEDPVAVERDLMTLLERSEWTLWSHRVIFHGRRRCKARKPECGACEIAALCPTAPGTPVRHAVPTD, translated from the coding sequence ATGGCCTCTCGCACTCCCGTCACCGTGGCCAGCGCCGGCATGGCCGCGCCTCCGGTGGCCCTGACGCGTCGCGCCCGCGCCATCAACAGGGCGCTCGCCGAGGTGTACCCGGATGCGCACTGCGAGCTCGACTACCGCTCGCCGTTCGAACTGCTCGTCGCCACGGTGCTGAGCGCGCAGTGCACCGACGTCCGCGTGAACCAGGTCACCCCCGCGCTCTTCGCACGCTACGGCGACCCGGCCGCCCTCGCATCGGCCGACCGCACGGAGCTGGAGGCGTTGATCCGGCCCACCGGCTTCTACCGTGCGAAGGCGGAGTCGCTGCTGGGCCTCAGCCGAGACATCGTCGAGCGCTACGACGGCGAGGTGCCGGGACGGCTCAAGGACCTCACGACACTGCGGGGCGTGGGGCGGAAGACCGCGAACGTGGTGCTGGGCAACGCCTTCGGGGTCCCGGGCATCACTGTCGACACGCACATGGGCAGGCTCGCACGCAGACTTGGCCTGACGGTCAACGAGGACCCGGTGGCGGTGGAACGGGACCTGATGACGCTCCTGGAGCGCAGCGAGTGGACGCTGTGGTCGCACCGGGTCATCTTCCACGGGCGACGACGCTGCAAGGCGCGCAAGCCTGAATGCGGCGCCTGCGAGATCGCGGCGCTGTGCCCCACGGCACCGGGAACGCCGGTGCGCCACGCAGTTCCGACCGACTAG
- a CDS encoding DUF4177 domain-containing protein, which translates to MTAWEYATVPLIDHVTKQILDQWGEDGWELVQVVTGPTGGLVAYLKRPKP; encoded by the coding sequence ATGACTGCATGGGAATACGCGACAGTACCGCTCATCGACCACGTGACCAAGCAGATCCTCGACCAGTGGGGTGAGGACGGCTGGGAGCTCGTGCAGGTCGTCACCGGACCTACTGGCGGGCTCGTCGCCTACCTCAAGCGCCCCAAGCCATGA
- a CDS encoding TlpA family protein disulfide reductase has protein sequence MLERILIIAALLAIASAGYWWWQRRQGRVREVHRDGALSSEMLGAKRGYRATFVQFSTPMCAKCPGTARLLTDVAEGHRQVVHLEIDASERLDLARELSIMRTPTTLVLDGDGMVVARMDGPPTREQAEAALATVPPSRPDYSI, from the coding sequence GTGCTCGAGCGGATCCTCATCATCGCCGCGCTGCTCGCGATCGCGAGCGCCGGCTACTGGTGGTGGCAGCGCAGACAGGGTCGAGTGCGCGAGGTCCACCGGGACGGGGCGCTGTCGTCGGAGATGCTCGGCGCGAAGCGCGGCTACCGCGCGACCTTCGTGCAGTTCTCGACGCCCATGTGCGCCAAGTGCCCCGGCACTGCGCGACTGCTGACGGACGTCGCCGAGGGGCACCGCCAGGTGGTGCACCTCGAGATCGACGCCTCCGAGCGGCTGGACCTCGCGCGCGAACTGTCGATCATGCGCACGCCCACGACCCTGGTGCTCGACGGCGACGGCATGGTGGTGGCGCGCATGGACGGCCCGCCCACCCGAGAGCAGGCCGAGGCGGCCCTCGCGACGGTGCCGCCGT
- a CDS encoding RidA family protein, with product MTASARMRELGLTLPAVATPVGTYTPARRIGDLVYTSGQLPLVDGELVATGLVGQRAGDVGPERAVECARAAVLNALAAVASATDGIDSVLGIVKMTGFVASAPGFTGQPAVLNGASAILADVFGEQGRHARSAVGVAALPLGAPVEIELIAELRAL from the coding sequence ATGACCGCATCGGCGCGCATGAGGGAGCTGGGACTCACCCTCCCCGCGGTGGCGACACCGGTCGGCACCTACACGCCCGCGCGCCGCATCGGCGATCTCGTCTACACCTCCGGCCAGCTGCCCCTGGTCGATGGCGAGCTGGTCGCGACGGGCCTGGTGGGACAGCGCGCAGGCGACGTGGGACCGGAACGGGCCGTCGAGTGTGCGCGCGCAGCGGTGCTGAATGCGCTTGCCGCCGTCGCATCGGCGACGGACGGCATCGACTCCGTGCTGGGAATCGTGAAGATGACCGGATTCGTGGCCTCGGCGCCAGGCTTCACCGGTCAGCCCGCCGTCCTCAACGGCGCGAGTGCGATCCTCGCTGACGTGTTCGGGGAGCAGGGCCGCCATGCGCGGTCCGCAGTCGGCGTCGCGGCGCTGCCGCTCGGCGCGCCCGTCGAGATCGAACTGATCGCAGAGCTGCGCGCGCTGTAG